A single genomic interval of Terriglobus albidus harbors:
- a CDS encoding DinB family protein: protein MRIADVLLADYDTEIRSAQRLFERLPSIEKADWKPHEKSMLFGKLVMHVATLPGFGAMVLSEPILDMAQGKIPSFAYESPAQASAVLADLAAKTRKLLANIPDEEMETTWQLKFHDRVFFTGSRILAYRTMFFNHFVHHRAQLGVYLRLLEVPIPGMYGPSADEPINLG, encoded by the coding sequence ATGCGCATTGCAGATGTTTTGCTGGCCGACTATGACACAGAGATCAGAAGCGCCCAGCGGCTCTTCGAGCGGCTTCCCTCCATTGAGAAGGCCGACTGGAAGCCTCATGAAAAGTCCATGCTCTTCGGCAAGCTGGTGATGCATGTAGCCACCTTGCCCGGCTTTGGCGCCATGGTGCTGAGCGAGCCGATCCTCGACATGGCACAAGGCAAGATACCGAGCTTTGCTTATGAGAGTCCGGCTCAAGCCTCGGCTGTACTCGCCGACTTGGCAGCAAAGACACGCAAGCTGCTCGCAAACATCCCCGATGAGGAGATGGAGACAACCTGGCAGTTGAAGTTCCATGATCGGGTCTTCTTTACCGGCAGCCGCATCCTGGCCTATCGCACCATGTTCTTCAATCACTTTGTCCATCACCGGGCACAGCTTGGCGTCTATCTGCGCTTGCTGGAAGTTCCCATCCCAGGCATGTATGGACCATCGGCGGACGAGCCGATCAATCTCGGATGA
- a CDS encoding enoyl-ACP reductase FabI gives MIDLTGKVAVIFGLANKRSIAWGIAQKLSEAGATIALCYQNERLKREADALLPELKSAKAFQCDLSVDAEIESTFAAFQQEFGKIDILVHAVAYAPADEIKNDFIFTSREGFRIAHDVSAYTLIAISRAALPLMTEGGAILTLSYYGAEKVFPNYNVMGVAKAALEATVRYLAASLGPKNIRVNAISAGPIKTLAARGIGDFTKILDTVTERAPLHRNVDQLEVGGAALFLCSPLASAITGEITYVDCGYNITGM, from the coding sequence ATGATTGATCTGACCGGCAAAGTTGCCGTTATCTTCGGCCTGGCCAACAAGCGCAGCATCGCCTGGGGTATCGCCCAGAAGCTCTCTGAGGCAGGCGCGACCATCGCCCTCTGCTACCAGAACGAGCGTCTGAAGAGGGAAGCCGATGCTCTGCTGCCGGAGCTGAAGAGCGCCAAGGCCTTCCAGTGCGACCTCTCCGTCGATGCTGAGATCGAGTCCACCTTCGCGGCCTTCCAGCAAGAGTTCGGCAAGATCGACATCCTGGTCCACGCCGTCGCCTACGCACCCGCCGACGAGATCAAGAACGACTTCATCTTCACCAGCCGCGAAGGCTTCCGCATTGCGCACGACGTCAGCGCTTACACGCTAATCGCGATCTCTCGCGCGGCCCTGCCCCTGATGACCGAAGGTGGAGCCATCCTCACCCTGAGCTACTACGGCGCGGAGAAGGTCTTCCCCAACTACAACGTCATGGGTGTCGCCAAAGCCGCTCTGGAAGCGACCGTTCGCTATCTCGCCGCCTCACTCGGACCGAAGAACATCCGCGTCAACGCCATCTCCGCCGGCCCCATCAAGACACTGGCTGCGCGCGGTATCGGCGACTTCACCAAGATCCTGGACACCGTCACCGAGCGCGCTCCGCTGCATCGCAATGTCGATCAGCTCGAGGTCGGCGGCGCAGCACTCTTCCTCTGCTCTCCTCTGGCCAGCGCCATCACCGGCGAGATCACCTACGTCGATTGCGGTTACAACATCACCGGAATGTAA
- the rimM gene encoding ribosome maturation factor RimM (Essential for efficient processing of 16S rRNA): MNNSPYTAIARLLRPQGRKGELLADLLTDFPERFETTSSVLLENATGEPTPATLEGHWFPVGRNAGRVVLKLSGIDSINDAETLQGKLVFVPDAERVALAEDRVWIADLIGCELYHHDRPVGTVVDVHGSESPHGASLLVVKKRESDDELLIPFVQAYIQSLNLDAKRIEMNLPEGLLEING, translated from the coding sequence ATGAACAATTCACCTTACACCGCCATCGCTCGCCTTTTGCGTCCACAGGGACGCAAGGGCGAGCTGTTGGCGGATCTGCTGACCGATTTCCCCGAGCGCTTTGAAACCACCAGCTCCGTGCTGCTGGAAAATGCTACCGGCGAACCTACACCCGCTACTCTGGAAGGCCACTGGTTTCCCGTGGGCCGCAACGCCGGCCGTGTCGTGTTGAAGCTGAGCGGCATCGATTCCATCAATGATGCCGAGACCCTGCAGGGCAAGCTGGTGTTCGTTCCCGACGCGGAACGCGTCGCGCTCGCGGAAGACCGCGTGTGGATCGCAGACCTGATCGGCTGCGAGCTCTATCATCACGATCGCCCTGTCGGCACCGTCGTCGATGTCCACGGGAGTGAATCGCCGCACGGCGCATCGCTCCTCGTCGTGAAAAAACGCGAGAGCGACGATGAACTTTTGATCCCCTTCGTTCAGGCATATATCCAATCGCTGAATCTCGATGCGAAACGCATCGAGATGAATCTCCCGGAAGGTTTGCTGGAGATCAACGGTTAA